Proteins encoded by one window of Rhodamnia argentea isolate NSW1041297 chromosome 6, ASM2092103v1, whole genome shotgun sequence:
- the LOC115751666 gene encoding heavy metal-associated isoprenylated plant protein 34-like isoform X2, protein MNKQDVMKTCALRVNIHCEGCKHKVKKLLKKTEGVCSISIDAEQGKVTVTGSVDPYTLIKKLEKSGKHAELWGGSGGAKNNKNNNSDNHQFNQNLLNLNHQFNNLQMENAKGGKDNKSQKGNNGKDQQMGGNIQQQLAQLQQLYMKGGAKDLKLPSKEQKTVRFNLAEDDFGASEDDFDDEFDDECDDEFYDESYDDEFGEEFGRGHHHVPSKQAKMGGGGGAQGHQGPKGKGDKKGGGGKGGKGGGGGGVGKPKKGSVFDIQGLMKVFGGGKGSGGDGKKGKEGKKNDGQNGGKNKGGGGGGKNGGKNGGDLLGNGGKNGFNEGSGKKNKGSNNGGGKGGGGGGKKGGGGGGGVGDGAYAMSKMQPGFLQDMDVPNHGKARGGNGFVGPMGPMGQMGNYPMGQMGHIPAVQGLPMNGGYHQGVGQGNPYSQQQYMAMMMNQQAQAQAQAQAMAHQAQGSNMFQPMMYARPHAPVGYVPPMLPPASDPYVHMFSDENTGSCSIM, encoded by the exons ATGAACAAACAAGATGTCATGAAG ACGTGTGCTCTCAGAGTGAACATACACTGTGAGGGATGTAAGCACAAAGTCAAAAAACTGCTGAAGAAGACTGAGG GAGTGTGCTCGATTAGTATAGATGCAGAGCAAGGCAAGGTAACAGTGACTGGTTCGGTAGATCCGTACACGCTCAtcaagaagcttgagaagtctgGGAAACATGCGGAGCTCTGGGGAGGATCAGGAGGAGCCAAGAACAACAAGAACAACAACAGCGACAACCATCAATTCAACCAAAACCTTCTCAATCTCAACCACCAGTTCAACAACTTGCAAATGGAGAACGCCAAAGGAGGCAAAGACAACAAGTCTCAAAAGGGTAACAATGGGAAGGACCAGCAAATGGGTGGAAACATCCAACAGCAGCTGGCTCAGCTGCAGCAGCTGTACATGAAGGGTGGTGCTAAAGATCTGAAGCTCCCTTCCAAGGAACAGAAGACTGTCAGGTTCAACTTGGCTGAGGATGATTTTGGGGCGAGTGAGGATGATTTTGACGATGAATTTGATGATGAATGTGATGACGAGTTTTACGATGAATCGTATGATGATGAGTTTGGGGAGGAGTTTGGCCGTGGCCATCACCATGTTCCTTCGAAGCAAGCCAAGATGGGTGGGGGCGGTGGTGCACAGGGACATCAAGGGCCTAAAGGTAAAGGCGATAAaaaaggcggcggcggcaaAGGGGGgaaaggcggcggcggcggcggcgtcggcaAACCCAAGAAAGGCAGTGTCTTCGACATACAGGGATTGATGAAGGTGTTTGGTGGTGGAAAAGGCAGTGGTGGGGATGGGAAAAAGGGTaaggagggaaagaaaaatgacgGTCAAAACGGTGGCAAgaacaaaggaggaggaggtggtggtaaAAATGGAGGCAAAAATGGTGGTGACTTGCTAGGAAATGGTGGCAAGAATGGATTCAACGAAGGGTCCGGCAAGAAGAACAAGGGCAGCAATAACGGCGGCGGCAagggaggtggtggtggcggtaaaaaagggggaggaggaggaggaggagtgggtGATGGGGCCTACGCTATGAGTAAGATGCAACCTGGATTCCTCCAAGACATGGACGTCCCTAATCATGGCAAGGCCAGAGGTGGTAATGGTTTTGTGGGCCCAATGGGGCCCATGGGCCAGATGGGAAATTACCCAATGGGCCAGATGGGCCACATCCCGGCCGTGCAAGGGCTACCGATGAATGGCGGGTACCATCAAGGAGTGGGCCAGGGTAATCCGTACAGCCAGCAACAGTACATGGCCATGATGATGAATCAACAGGCCCaagcccaggcccaggcccaggccatGGCCCACCAGGCGCAGGGGAGCAACATGTTCCAGCCGATGATGTACGCTCGGCCGCACGCGCCGGTAGGGTATGTGCCACCGATGCTGCCCCCGGCTTCGGATCCGTACGTCCACATGTTCAGCGACGAGAACACGGGCAGTTGCAGCATCATGTAA
- the LOC115751666 gene encoding heavy metal-associated isoprenylated plant protein 34-like isoform X1, producing MNKQDVMKMQTCALRVNIHCEGCKHKVKKLLKKTEGVCSISIDAEQGKVTVTGSVDPYTLIKKLEKSGKHAELWGGSGGAKNNKNNNSDNHQFNQNLLNLNHQFNNLQMENAKGGKDNKSQKGNNGKDQQMGGNIQQQLAQLQQLYMKGGAKDLKLPSKEQKTVRFNLAEDDFGASEDDFDDEFDDECDDEFYDESYDDEFGEEFGRGHHHVPSKQAKMGGGGGAQGHQGPKGKGDKKGGGGKGGKGGGGGGVGKPKKGSVFDIQGLMKVFGGGKGSGGDGKKGKEGKKNDGQNGGKNKGGGGGGKNGGKNGGDLLGNGGKNGFNEGSGKKNKGSNNGGGKGGGGGGKKGGGGGGGVGDGAYAMSKMQPGFLQDMDVPNHGKARGGNGFVGPMGPMGQMGNYPMGQMGHIPAVQGLPMNGGYHQGVGQGNPYSQQQYMAMMMNQQAQAQAQAQAMAHQAQGSNMFQPMMYARPHAPVGYVPPMLPPASDPYVHMFSDENTGSCSIM from the exons ATGAACAAACAAGATGTCATGAAGATGCAG ACGTGTGCTCTCAGAGTGAACATACACTGTGAGGGATGTAAGCACAAAGTCAAAAAACTGCTGAAGAAGACTGAGG GAGTGTGCTCGATTAGTATAGATGCAGAGCAAGGCAAGGTAACAGTGACTGGTTCGGTAGATCCGTACACGCTCAtcaagaagcttgagaagtctgGGAAACATGCGGAGCTCTGGGGAGGATCAGGAGGAGCCAAGAACAACAAGAACAACAACAGCGACAACCATCAATTCAACCAAAACCTTCTCAATCTCAACCACCAGTTCAACAACTTGCAAATGGAGAACGCCAAAGGAGGCAAAGACAACAAGTCTCAAAAGGGTAACAATGGGAAGGACCAGCAAATGGGTGGAAACATCCAACAGCAGCTGGCTCAGCTGCAGCAGCTGTACATGAAGGGTGGTGCTAAAGATCTGAAGCTCCCTTCCAAGGAACAGAAGACTGTCAGGTTCAACTTGGCTGAGGATGATTTTGGGGCGAGTGAGGATGATTTTGACGATGAATTTGATGATGAATGTGATGACGAGTTTTACGATGAATCGTATGATGATGAGTTTGGGGAGGAGTTTGGCCGTGGCCATCACCATGTTCCTTCGAAGCAAGCCAAGATGGGTGGGGGCGGTGGTGCACAGGGACATCAAGGGCCTAAAGGTAAAGGCGATAAaaaaggcggcggcggcaaAGGGGGgaaaggcggcggcggcggcggcgtcggcaAACCCAAGAAAGGCAGTGTCTTCGACATACAGGGATTGATGAAGGTGTTTGGTGGTGGAAAAGGCAGTGGTGGGGATGGGAAAAAGGGTaaggagggaaagaaaaatgacgGTCAAAACGGTGGCAAgaacaaaggaggaggaggtggtggtaaAAATGGAGGCAAAAATGGTGGTGACTTGCTAGGAAATGGTGGCAAGAATGGATTCAACGAAGGGTCCGGCAAGAAGAACAAGGGCAGCAATAACGGCGGCGGCAagggaggtggtggtggcggtaaaaaagggggaggaggaggaggaggagtgggtGATGGGGCCTACGCTATGAGTAAGATGCAACCTGGATTCCTCCAAGACATGGACGTCCCTAATCATGGCAAGGCCAGAGGTGGTAATGGTTTTGTGGGCCCAATGGGGCCCATGGGCCAGATGGGAAATTACCCAATGGGCCAGATGGGCCACATCCCGGCCGTGCAAGGGCTACCGATGAATGGCGGGTACCATCAAGGAGTGGGCCAGGGTAATCCGTACAGCCAGCAACAGTACATGGCCATGATGATGAATCAACAGGCCCaagcccaggcccaggcccaggccatGGCCCACCAGGCGCAGGGGAGCAACATGTTCCAGCCGATGATGTACGCTCGGCCGCACGCGCCGGTAGGGTATGTGCCACCGATGCTGCCCCCGGCTTCGGATCCGTACGTCCACATGTTCAGCGACGAGAACACGGGCAGTTGCAGCATCATGTAA
- the LOC125315527 gene encoding disease resistance protein L6-like, translated as MEKGKSQSKANKGMHRFISGLSFAVDAPILSTLVFNHRNKKKKSTAKESTEGASAPSFISPILTREGSDQYDVFLSFRGLDTRKGFTDYLYHSLVNAGIVPICVFRDDNNIPIGEEIGSQLLNAIKQSKISVPIIFENYASSKWCLRELIHIMDCKKNTSHIVLPIFYKVNPSDVRYLKGSFGKAYHLHKKVFDENDVQEGQRALREVTFLKGWESEKIANGCEGELVEKVIKTILSKLRHDFQLDVTKHLVGIGDHVNKIRNWVDTPTNVAQMIGIYGMGGIGKTTLAKFIYNKLSNDFLHHSFLLDIRETVHRNDIPYLQNQLIKEIQPNEQQVCKVDDGISLIKSRIKEKRVLILLDDIDHNDQLNALARNCNWFSSGSIIIVATRNKAVLDQSEFGAAKYELIGLDKKDSLLLFNRHAFRMNHSLRDFEDISHDIISTMGGLPLALEVIGSYLYGKTDRNVWVDVLKQLTEQPYRDVQKTLKISYDALDDRHKEIFLDIACFFIGKESKFAMYMWDDCGFYASQGIEELKPRCLIKVGDDGKSWMHDQLRDLGRSISCQGQPPEKHSRLWVCKAASKVLMEKKGTKRIQAICLDDGPLDNLQAYTNEQFENLQSLRFLQLRRAAISGDFNNLFSELRWLHWFDVERCISFSPTNLHLPKLVVLQLSGSAITEHWLGWSSIMVAKRLKVVELAFCYNLKCTPDLSTFTELEILILKHCYGLEQIHSSIGKVKSLISLDLGYCVRLKELPEEVGELEELKEVILDFAGIIKIPTSIGSLRKLEKLSAYGCRSLREIPSSIGDLQNLQHLDISYSAIEKLPSAIGRLKKLRRLCLELCLNLIGEIPSEIGELSSLEILEITSTPIFDLPESIRNLSSLQHLSLWGCYELLSLPELPSCLTYLSLSCQDPRLPQLEGFKYLKELSIQKCSSIVRLILPELQCSKKLMANSCDNLVEVRGLDKTPFLEVLGLSNCASIERLPDPLCFATLKELNINGCCNLRGIESLERFLSCRSIYITGRKSLEKLPNLSKFEMLENFTMRYLLGVTEIPGIEESRSLTHIDITGCASIKTLPDLSGCEKLQFLVVQDCKKLTQLRELEKLHLIYLDISGCGSLEKIPDVPGMRVIRNYQGAQYEVRNRKIVLR; from the exons ATGGAGAAAGGGAAAAGTCAGAGCAAGGCAAACAAAGGGATGCACCGTTTCATTTCAGGTCTTTCCTTTGCGGTTGATGCGCCGATTCTCTCTACGCTTGTTTTCAATCATcgcaacaagaagaaaaagagtacAGCCAAAGAGAGCACCGAGGGAGCATCCGCTCCTTCGTTCATCTCCCCAATTCTCACGAGAGAAGGTAGCGATCAATACGACgtattcttgagctttagaggctTAGATACGCGAAAAGGATTCACCGATTACCTCTACCACAGTTTGGTCAATGCGGGGATTGTACCAATTTGTGTCTTCAGGGACGACAACAATATCCCAATTGGCGAGGAAATTGGTTCACAGCTTCTCAATGCAATCAAGCAGTCTAAGATTTCAGTTCCCATCATCTTCGAAAATTATGCTTCAAGCAAATGGTGCCTCCGAGAGCTTATTCATATCATGGACTGCAAGAAGAACACATCACACATAGTGTTACCCATTTTTTACAAAGTCAACCCATCAGACGTGCGGTATCTAAAAGGAAGTTTTGGTAAGGCCTACCACTTGCATAAAAAGGTTTTTGATGAGAATGATGTCCAGGAAGGGCAAAGAGCACTTAGAGAAGTCACTTTCTTAAAGGGATGGGAATCTGAAAAAATTGCTAACGG GTGTGAAGGAGAATTAGTGGAAAAAGTTATCAAAACTATTTTGAGCAAGTTGCGACATGATTTTCAGCTTGATGTTACTAAGCACTTGGTTGGAATTGGTGATCATGTGAACAAAATTAGGAATTGGGTAGACACTCCTACCAATGTTGCTCAAATGATTGGAATCTATGGCATGGGCGGGATTGGAAAAACGACTCTTGCCAAGTTTATCTATAACAAGCTGTCAAATGATTTTCTGCATCATAGCTTCCTTCTAGATATTCGAGAAACGGTTCATCGCAACGATATTCCTTATTTACAAAATCAACTAATTAAGGAAATACAGCCAAATGAACAACAAGTTTGTAAAGTCGATGATGGAATTAGTTTAATCAAATccagaatcaaagaaaaaagggtTCTCATTCTTCTGGATGATATTGATCACAATGATCAACTAAATGCTTTGGCTAGAAACTGTAATTGGTTTTCTTCAGGAAGTATTATCATCGTTGCAACTAGAAATAAAGCTGTTCTTGATCAATCTGAATTCGGGGCAGCCAAGTATGAATTGATTGGATTAGATAAGAAGGattctttacttttatttaaCAGACATGCATTTCGTATGAACCATTCTTTGAGGGACTTTGAGGATATTTCTCATGATATCATATCCACTATGGGAGGGCTTCCCTTAGCTCTTGAGGTTATAGGCTCATACTTATATGGGAAAACTGATCGGAATGTATGGGTTGATGTGCTCAAGCAATTAACCGAACAACCATATAGAGATGTTCAAAAGACATTGAAGATAAGCTATGATGCATTAGATGACAGGCACAAGGAGATATTTCTTGATATTGCTTGTTTCTTTATTGGCAAGGAGAGCAAATTCGCCATGTATATGTGGGATGACTGTGGGTTTTATGCAAGCCAAGGGATTGAAGAGTTGAAACCGAGATGCTTAATAAAAGTCGGCGATGATGGCAAGTCATGGATGCATGATCAACTGAGAGATCTTGGAAGGAGCATTAGTTGCCAAGGACAACCGCCTGAGAAACATAGCAGACTGTGGGTTTGCAAGGCAGCCTCCAAAGTACTAATGGAAAAAAAG GGAACTAAAAGGATCCAAGCAATTTGTCTTGACGATGGCCCCCTGGACAATCTCCAGGCATACACAAATGAACAATTTGAAAACTTGCAGAGCTTAAGGTTCCTTCAATTGAGGCGAGCGGCTATAAGTGGAGACTTTAACAACCTGTTTTCTGAATTAAGATGGCTTCACTGGTTTGACGTTGAACGCTGTATATCTTTTTCGCCAACCAATTTGCATTTGCCGAAATTAGTCGTGCTGCAATTGTCGGGTAGCGCTATCACAGAACATTGGCTCGGATGGAGTTCAATCATG GTGGCAAAGCGGCTGAAAGTTGTCGAGCTTGCATTTTGCTATAACTTAAAATGTACTCCCGACCTCTCGACTTTCACAGAGTTGGAGATTCTCATCTTGAAACACTGTTACGGATTGGAGCAAATTCACTCCTCTATTGGCAAAGTCAAGAGCCTCATTTCCTTGGACTTGGGCTACTGTGTTAGACTTAAGGAGCTGCCAGAGGAAGTGGGTGAATTAGAAGAACTAAAAGAGGTTATTTTAGATTTTGCTGGTATTATAAAGATTCCCACATCAATCGGTTCCCTAAGGAAGCTGGAGAAACTAAGTGCGTATGGTTGTCGATCATTGAGAGAAATCCCTAGCTCAATTGGGGATTTACAGAATTTGCAACATCTGGACATTAGTTATTCTGCAATTGAAAAGTTACCCAGTGCTATTGGAAGGTTGAAAAAATTACGGAGGCTATGTCTTGAACTCTGCCTTAATCTGATTGGAGAAATTCCAAGTGAAATCGGCGAGTTGTCTTCTCTCGAGATTCTTGAAATCACTTCCACGCCAATATTTGACCTGCCAGAAAGCATCCGgaatctttcttctctccaacaCCTTAGCTTATGGGGCTGTTATGAGCTGTTGTCGCTACCAGAACTTCCGTCTTGCTTAACATATCTGAGCCTATCTTGTCAAGATCCTAGGTTGCCACAGCTTGAGGGATTCAAGTACTTGAAGGAGCTGTCAATACAAAAGTGCAGTTCCATTGTAAGGCTGATACTTCCAGAATTACAGTGTTCGAAGAAATTAATGGCTAACTCTTGCGACAATCTAGTTGAAGTTCGAGGTCTTGATAAGACGCCGTTCTTAGAGGTGTTGGGTCTCTCCAATTGTGCGTCAATTGAAAGATTACCCGACCCATTATGTTTCGCGACCCTGAAAGAATTAAACATCAATGGATGTTGCAATCTACGTGGTATCGAGAGCCTCGAGAGATTCTTATCTTGCCGAAGCATATACATAACAGGACGCAAATCCCTAGAAAAACTACCTAACTTgtcaaaatttgaaatgttaGAGAATTTCACGATGAGGTATTTGCTTGGTGTTACGGAGATTCCTGGGATTGAGGAATCAAGATCTCTAACGCACATAGATATCACAGGATGCGCATCAATAAAGACTCTCCCAGATTTGTCAGGATGTGAGAAGTTACAATTCCTAGTGGTGCAAGACTGCAAGAAACTTACTCAGCTTCGGGAACTCGAAAAGCTGCATTTAATTTATCTGGATATTTCGGGGTGCGGATCATTGGAAAAGATACCAGATGTTCCTGGAATGCGCGTCATAAGAAATTATCAAGGAGCGCAATATGAAGTTCGAAATAGGAAAATTGTATTGCGGTGA